GTAATAAGGGGAACCCTGTATAGaaaagggaaatccagcccgtggctccgatgtgtgagtccggaagaagccaCAAAGGTAATGGAAGAGATTCACAAAGGTCTGTGTGGAgcccacgagggagcagggacattagccagcAAGATATTCAGGcagggatactactggcccacggtcaaaaaagaagcagaagagtttgtccggagatGTGACGTGTGCCAaagatttgctaacgccattaggacccctgccactcctcaggcaagcatatccagcccatggcctttctcacaatggggaatcgacatcctgggacccttccccaagactacggggcagagaaaatttgtagtggtggctgtggaatacttctccaaatggccagaggcagaagcaatcgCCACCATCACTGCTCGcaaaatgatagatttcgtgtgggggcatatcatctgcagatttggcatacccagagtgcttatctcagacaacggtagacaatttgactgcagcactttcaaagccttcacgacgaacatagGAATATGGCATAAGTTTTCCTCCGTAGCTCATCCCCAGACCAATGGTCAGACAGAAGTtaccaacagagctatcctccaaggattaaagaaacggctagatggagcaaaggagaattgggcagaagaactcaatagcatcctatgggcacttcgaaccactcccagagcaccCACCAAGGAAACTCCGTTTGCACTTGCCTacggcacagaggctgtagtcccagtcgAATTGCAGGTGCCCACTCATCGGGTCCAATTCGTCAGTAAAGacactaatggggacaaattgagaagcaacctggatgctctggaAGAAGTTAGAGAAGAAGCTCAAGTCcggactgctgcttatcaacaacgagcagcgagatattataatcaaaaggtcagagaaagaagcttgaaggtaggcgacctgaccttaagaaacctagaagctacggggaaaagagcagctgcagggaaattagcaccgacctgggagggacCTTTCAGAGTGACGAAAGTGGTCAAaccaggggtataccgaatagaagatatgcaaggaaatcctgaacctcacgcttggaatatccagcatctaaagaggtattttccctgaaatattttgtaaagaaaaaacgTTGTATTCTTTAAATAGTACATTTGTTTACAACGTGTGACTGTCCTTGTGAATAATATTCcaaaagaagaccgggatccccaagatctcccgggtaaccaaacaaagaccgggatccccaagatctcccggataaaataacaaagaccgggatccccaagatctcccggatcaagatctcccggataaaataaagaagaccgggatccccaagatctcccgggtaaccaaacaaagaccgggatccccaagatctcccggataaaataacaaagaccgggatccccaagatctcccggataaaataaagaagaccgggatccccaagatctcccgggtaaccaaacaaagaccgggatccccaagatctcccggataaaataacaaagaccgggatccccaagatctcccggataaaataaagaagaccgggatccccaagatctcccgggtaaccaaacaaagaccgggatccccaagatctcccggataaaataacaaagaccgggatcccctagatctcccggataaaataaagaagaccgggatccccaagatctcccgggtaaccaaacaaagaccgggatccccaagatctcccggataaaataacaaagaccgggatcccctagatctcccggataaaataaagaagaccgggatccccaagatctcccgggtaaccaaacaaagaccgggatccccaagatctcccggataaaataacaaagaccgggatccccaagatctcccggataaaataaagaagaccgggatccccaagatctcccgggtaaccaaacaaagaccaggatcccctagaactcccggaaaaaagCGAGAGGCCGCCGGTGGGGCCCCAAGATCACCCCGGAGCAAAAAACAgacaggatctcgtaagatctcctgcaaacaaaaatggtcggtgaaggacttaagagcctcccaaaaaaaaaaaaaaaaaaaaaaaaaaaaaaactcaggtTCCGACCTCGAGGAAAAGCTCGGGGCACCTCAGCAAGTAAACGACGACCTCAAAATAGAGGCCAAGTAGAAATAAGGAACCAAGAGTTACCAGTAAAAAACATGTTCCGACCTCATAAAGAGGCAGGGGACACGACGGCAAAAGGGTGTCGAACTCAAAATGCATGCTAATGATTAAAGGTTTAGCCGAGGCAGAAGGACGGGCTTCCAGCTCGGATAAACATATATCCTTAAAACCCAAAGGCATGAAGGCCAACGAAAAAACCAATATTCTCTTCATATCGAGACTAAACTCGTCTAAGGcataaataaagaagaaaaaagctaCATCCAAAGCCCAAGTCAGTTTACCAATGAACTTGATCACACTGTTAGCTAAAAGCTAAAAGTCAATACAGCACTTATAAAAATACATTACAAGGCATATGAAAAATTAACAAAACATTACAATTCACCTCTCAGGCGAAGTAGGAGGATAGATactccttaaaggacttacatcagttaAAACTCCCTCGCCCACATTATCCCTATTTGCAGTGACATCTGCAGGAAGCTCAGTATCCCTTGGatcagagctctcaacattagcAGCAGGAGCAATCTCTGACCCAAGGTTGGGGTTCTCCTCCTCAGCAACAGGGTCATCATCCTCCGACCCAAGGACTTCCACGTCCTCTTCTTCCAGCTCGGCTTCATCCGAGGAAGACACAGTTGACCGGCCACCAACACGGCAATCTCCCcggggcatagggaaatcatcctctcCATACATTACCGGCTCGCCATCTGAATCTACCTCCCGCTTGCGAAGCTCTGACAACGGGATATCAGGAGCCtgcctagcttctcttaaaccacgATTATAGCCGGATGAGTAAAAATGAAGGGCTTTATTAACAATAGCCCTCTTCATTTCAGCAGAAGCTAAATATTTATCAAGATGCgcttcacaggcctcagctacaaactccttaaactcagaagagtccttGTAGCTCTGAACAGCCAACTCACCGGCCTGAATGATCTTctccttcagctcatcagactcctgatactccgctatgcaTTGCTCACGTACCAGCTGAGCTTTGCAttccaaagccctgacttcCTGGTTAAGTTGATCATGACGAAGTTTGAATTCTTCAGCCGAAGAAGCCAGATCTCTGATACGGTCAGAACTTGCACTCAACTCCTGCTCGAGGACCTGCACCCGAGCTAGGGCTGCCTCTTTCTGAGTTTTCTCCTCCTTCATATGAGCTTGAAGTCCATCAAAATCTGCCTTTAAGGCATCATACAGGCGCTGGACCTCCGCTTTTTGGCCCAAAGCCTCATTCCTCTCCTGAAGGGCATTCGCCATAGAGGACAATTGCTCCGAAACTCCTTTGCAGCGAGCCTCCAAGGCAGTTGCCCTCTCATCCGACTCTTGGAGAACTTTGCAAGTCCGAGACAGCTCATTTTCTAAAGACAAGGTATGCTTCGCTGTACCAGCTATTTCCTCCTCAGCCTTTTTAAGGGCCTCCAATGCAGAGTTCAACTCCGCCTGGAGGGTCTGGATTTGTTCTCGAGCAGCAGCCAGATTCCCTCTTGCATCATTAGTTGCAGATATGTTCTCCTCCTGAcgcgcctcctcaatccggcggACTACAGACTCCCGGAAGGAACGATCACGGATATCCACCTCCGTGACAAGACCCGTCATCTAGCACAGGAGAACAACAGTCAAGAAAACAAAACAGAACAAACTGAAAAGACAGGAAAAAATGACTTACCATCAGTAACATCTCCCTGATTGTGTTCCCGAGCTCTTCGCGAGACCGAGATCGGAAAGACACCTGTTCCTCAGTAGAactggctaagagaccagtcaGGGCGAGAAGACGGGGATCCGAAGCTTGTGTAACCCCGCCGAACATCTGCACTCTGAGAAGGTCAGCAACAGCACTGGCTGGAGACTCAGAGGTAATGTCCGACGCTTTCAAAGCGTTGCCAGAGGAAGGTAACGGAAGCTCGGCAGCAGCATTTTTTCCTTTCCCAATGGAAAGAAGAGCCGGGGCAGACCCTGTAGtagccctggatttcttcctAGCTGGAGATGGGACAGACGTTCTATGAGAAGCTGGGCGCTTTTCCCCGGTCTTTGCTGAAATGCCCTCAGAACCCCCaggttcagtcctcacaggggcaggggcatcttGGGTAAGATCCTCTGGAGTTCGGTCCTCTATAAGGACAATCTCCAACCCCGTCCCGGAGGCCTCCTTGTCTTTACCCCCAGATACCTTCTCAGGAGAGTGGGCAGTACCCTGCTCCACCT
This sequence is a window from Manihot esculenta cultivar AM560-2 chromosome 4, M.esculenta_v8, whole genome shotgun sequence. Protein-coding genes within it:
- the LOC110608182 gene encoding uncharacterized protein LOC110608182, coding for MDEIKFPKNFVLSRDNIHAIYDAFSAGRSVSEAAMEVVQATSSKKVSRSPARVPSQVAKPSSRSSKSSRPSGRGGPSSTLESAEGSRSAPASSEAVREASLVITEQTSAVEQVEQGTAHSPEKVSGGKDKEASGTGLEIVLIEDRTPEDLTQDAPAPVRTEPGGSEGISAKTGEKRPASHRTSVPSPARKKSRATTGSAPALLSIGKGKNAAAELPLPSSGNALKASDITSESPASAVADLLRVQMFGGVTQASDPRLLALTGLLASSTEEQVSFRSRSREELGNTIREMLLMMTGLVTEVDIRDRSFRESVVRRIEEARQEENISATNDARGNLAAAREQIQTLQAELNSALEALKKAEEEIAGTAKHTLSLENELSRTCKVLQESDERATALEARCKGVSEQLSSMANALQERNEALGQKAEVQRLYDALKADFDGLQAHMKEEKTQKEAALARVQVLEQELSASSDRIRDLASSAEEFKLRHDQLNQEVRALECKAQLVREQCIAEYQESDELKEKIIQAGELAVQSYKDSSEFKEFVAEACEAHLDKYLASAEMKRAIVNKALHFYSSGYNRGLREARQAPDIPLSELRKREVDSDGEPVMYGEDDFPMPRGDCRVGGRSTVSSSDEAELEEEDVEVLGSEDDDPVAEEENPNLGSEIAPAANVESSDPRDTELPADVTANRDNVGEGVLTDVSPLRSIYPPTSPER